In a genomic window of Corynebacterium coyleae:
- a CDS encoding type II toxin-antitoxin system VapC family toxin, with the protein MTGVEPLAYVDASVLIASSGREAHSEWALSVLWGKALVSSAIVRVELARFAHRMGYGAEDLSELESRVSFLSIDDRVIEAAVAVSGEAKALDALHVGTWARMQSLGLNCPFITADRKQAAAALSVGATVVHPYGGDLL; encoded by the coding sequence ATGACTGGGGTGGAGCCGCTTGCATATGTCGATGCATCTGTACTGATTGCCTCCTCGGGCAGGGAGGCGCATAGCGAGTGGGCTTTGTCTGTGCTCTGGGGAAAGGCTTTGGTGAGCTCGGCCATCGTGCGTGTGGAGTTAGCTCGTTTTGCGCATCGAATGGGCTACGGCGCCGAAGATTTGAGCGAATTGGAATCTAGAGTCTCGTTCCTCAGTATCGATGATCGCGTCATTGAGGCAGCAGTTGCAGTGAGTGGAGAAGCGAAAGCCTTGGACGCCCTGCATGTTGGGACTTGGGCAAGGATGCAATCACTAGGGCTGAACTGCCCATTCATTACGGCGGACCGGAAACAAGCAGCAGCTGCACTATCGGTAGGGGCGACGGTGGTTCACCCCTATGGTGGAGATCTGCTCTAG
- the nrdE gene encoding class 1b ribonucleoside-diphosphate reductase subunit alpha produces MSTLPLGKNVPEPAHEKDQLDYHALNALLNLYDEDGQIQFDKDREAANQFFLQHVNQNTVYFHDLEEKIDYLVTNKYYEPDTIEKYEWDFIKDTFKRAYSYKFRFKSFLGAYKYYTSYTLKTFDGRRYLERFEDRVAMTALFLADGNQDLAFALVDEIMTGRFQPATPTFLNAGKAQRGELVSCFLLRIEDNMESIGRAINSSLQLSKRGGGVALLLSNIRESGAPIKHIENQSSGVIPVMKLLEDAFSYANQLGARQGAGAVYLNAHHPDIMRFLDTKRENADEKIRIKTLSLGVVIPDITFELAKRNDDMYLFSPYDVERVYGVPFADISVTEKYEEMVEDPRIRKSKINARNFFQTLAEIQFESGYPYIMYEDTANRANPVKTGRINMSNLCSEILQVNSPSVLNEDLTYAEVGHDISCNLGSLNIAMAMDSEDFGRTVETAIRALTAVADKTSIESVPPVRDGNEASHAIGLGQMNLHGYLGREHIEYGSEEGLDFTNAYFAAVMYECIRASHKIAVEKGSAFKDFDKSEYATGEFFDRYDPADFAPKTDKVKALFEKSNIAVPTAEQWAQLKADVARDGIYNRYLQAVPPTGSISYINNSTSSIHPIASKIEIRKEGKIGRVYYPAPHMNNENIEYFKDAYEIGYEKIIDTYAVATKYVDQGLSLTLFFKDTVTTRDINRAQIYAWRKGIKTLYYIRLRQMALEGTEVDGCVSCML; encoded by the coding sequence ATGTCTACTCTGCCCCTCGGTAAGAATGTCCCGGAGCCGGCTCATGAAAAGGACCAGCTGGATTACCACGCGTTGAACGCGCTGCTGAACCTCTACGACGAGGACGGCCAGATCCAGTTTGATAAGGACCGTGAGGCTGCGAATCAGTTCTTCCTGCAGCACGTGAACCAGAACACGGTGTACTTCCACGATTTGGAAGAGAAGATCGATTATCTGGTCACCAACAAGTACTACGAGCCGGACACGATTGAGAAGTACGAGTGGGATTTTATTAAGGACACCTTCAAGCGTGCCTACTCCTACAAGTTCCGTTTCAAGTCGTTCCTCGGTGCGTACAAGTACTACACCTCGTACACGCTGAAGACGTTCGATGGTCGTCGTTACCTGGAGCGTTTCGAGGATCGTGTGGCCATGACGGCGCTGTTCCTCGCCGATGGCAACCAGGATCTTGCATTCGCGCTTGTCGACGAGATCATGACCGGCCGTTTCCAGCCAGCCACCCCGACCTTCCTCAACGCAGGTAAGGCACAGCGCGGCGAACTTGTGTCCTGCTTCCTGCTGCGTATCGAGGACAACATGGAGTCCATCGGCCGCGCCATCAACTCCTCGCTGCAGCTGTCCAAGCGCGGCGGTGGTGTGGCGCTGCTGCTGTCAAACATCCGCGAGTCCGGTGCGCCGATTAAGCACATTGAGAACCAGTCTTCCGGCGTCATCCCTGTGATGAAGCTTCTAGAGGACGCGTTCTCTTACGCCAACCAGCTCGGTGCCCGCCAGGGTGCAGGTGCTGTGTATCTGAACGCGCACCACCCGGACATCATGCGGTTCTTGGACACCAAGCGTGAGAACGCCGACGAGAAGATCCGCATTAAGACGCTGTCGTTGGGCGTTGTCATTCCGGACATCACCTTCGAGCTGGCCAAGCGTAACGACGATATGTACCTGTTCTCCCCGTACGACGTCGAACGTGTCTACGGCGTGCCGTTCGCAGACATTTCTGTGACGGAGAAGTACGAAGAGATGGTCGAGGACCCACGCATCCGCAAGTCCAAGATCAACGCCCGTAACTTTTTCCAGACCCTGGCAGAGATCCAGTTCGAGTCCGGCTACCCGTACATCATGTACGAAGACACCGCGAACCGTGCGAACCCGGTGAAGACCGGCCGCATCAACATGTCCAACCTGTGCTCGGAGATCCTGCAGGTTAACTCTCCGTCGGTGCTGAACGAGGACCTGACTTACGCGGAAGTCGGCCACGACATCTCCTGCAACCTGGGCTCGCTGAATATCGCAATGGCGATGGATTCCGAGGACTTCGGCCGCACGGTCGAAACGGCAATCCGTGCGCTGACAGCCGTGGCAGACAAGACGTCGATCGAGTCCGTGCCGCCGGTGCGCGACGGCAACGAAGCTTCCCACGCTATTGGTCTCGGCCAGATGAACCTGCACGGCTACCTTGGCCGTGAGCACATCGAGTACGGCTCCGAGGAAGGCCTGGACTTCACCAACGCCTACTTTGCTGCGGTGATGTACGAGTGCATCCGCGCATCCCACAAGATTGCGGTGGAGAAGGGCAGCGCGTTTAAGGACTTTGACAAGTCTGAGTACGCAACGGGTGAGTTCTTCGACCGTTACGATCCGGCTGATTTCGCGCCGAAGACCGACAAGGTCAAGGCACTGTTTGAAAAGTCCAACATTGCTGTGCCGACGGCGGAGCAGTGGGCGCAGCTCAAGGCAGACGTGGCCCGTGACGGCATCTACAACCGTTACCTGCAGGCTGTGCCGCCGACCGGTTCGATTTCCTACATCAACAACTCGACCTCGTCGATCCACCCGATCGCATCCAAGATCGAGATCCGTAAGGAAGGCAAGATCGGCCGCGTCTACTACCCGGCGCCGCACATGAACAACGAGAACATCGAATACTTCAAGGACGCGTACGAGATCGGCTACGAAAAGATCATCGATACGTATGCAGTTGCCACGAAGTATGTGGATCAGGGCCTGTCGCTCACCCTGTTCTTCAAGGACACGGTGACCACTCGCGACATCAACCGCGCACAGATCTACGCATGGCGCAAGGGCATTAAGACCCTGTACTACATCCGCCTGCGTCAGATGGCGTTGGAAGGCACCGAGGTCGACGGTTGCGTCTCCTGCATGCTCTAA
- the nrdI gene encoding class Ib ribonucleoside-diphosphate reductase assembly flavoprotein NrdI, whose product MLVVYFSSATENTKRFVEKLGLPAKRIPLRRTDPELVVDEPYILICPTYGGGVSVSGGNSRPVPAQVIRFMNNEGNRTLMRGVIAAGNSNFGADYCLAGPVIADKCKVPYLYRFELMGSAEDVAHVRNQLIENAERLGLRGGPEVVDTQAHVQQAPDESERLAKLREKYAGKYKRTTN is encoded by the coding sequence ATGCTGGTCGTCTACTTCTCCTCCGCCACTGAGAACACGAAGCGGTTTGTGGAGAAGCTCGGCCTTCCTGCGAAGCGGATCCCCCTGCGCAGAACCGATCCGGAACTCGTCGTCGACGAGCCATACATCCTCATCTGTCCCACTTACGGAGGTGGGGTGAGCGTGAGTGGTGGTAATTCCAGGCCGGTGCCGGCGCAAGTGATCCGCTTCATGAACAATGAGGGCAATCGCACCTTGATGCGGGGTGTGATCGCCGCCGGAAACTCTAACTTTGGTGCGGATTACTGCCTTGCTGGGCCGGTGATCGCTGACAAGTGTAAGGTCCCGTACTTATACAGGTTTGAGCTCATGGGCTCGGCCGAAGATGTCGCGCATGTGCGCAACCAACTGATTGAAAACGCTGAACGATTGGGTTTGCGTGGGGGACCGGAGGTCGTCGATACGCAAGCGCACGTGCAGCAGGCTCCGGATGAGTCGGAGCGATTGGCAAAACTGCGCGAAAAATACGCCGGTAAATACAAAAGAACTACGAACTGA
- the nadE gene encoding ammonia-dependent NAD(+) synthetase, translated as MSAMQSEIIAALGVSPVIDPAAEIDRRVQFLADYLDRTGAKGYVLGISGGQDSTLAGKLAQLAVVKRREAGSAAEFVAVRLPHGVQADEDDAQLALRFIAPDETVTVDIEPATTALSGAVAGALGVEGLGDFNKGNVKARMRMIAQYAIAGERGLLVIGSDHAAENVTGFFTKHGDGAADLIPLAGLNKRQGATMLKHLDADPRLWEKVPTADLEEDRPALPDEEALGITYAHIDDYLEGKTIPADAQKRLEHLWRIGQHKRHMPPGPADTWWRS; from the coding sequence ATGAGCGCTATGCAATCCGAGATCATCGCCGCACTCGGCGTGTCCCCCGTTATCGACCCTGCCGCAGAGATCGACCGCCGCGTGCAATTCTTGGCCGATTACCTCGACCGCACCGGCGCAAAAGGCTACGTGCTTGGCATTTCCGGCGGGCAGGACTCCACCCTCGCCGGCAAGTTGGCCCAGCTCGCGGTAGTGAAGCGACGCGAGGCTGGCTCGGCTGCCGAGTTTGTCGCTGTCCGTCTCCCCCACGGCGTGCAGGCCGACGAGGACGACGCGCAACTGGCGCTGCGGTTCATCGCTCCGGACGAGACGGTAACCGTGGACATTGAGCCGGCCACCACCGCGCTGTCCGGAGCCGTCGCAGGCGCGCTCGGTGTGGAGGGACTCGGCGACTTCAACAAAGGCAACGTCAAGGCACGTATGCGCATGATCGCCCAGTACGCCATCGCTGGTGAGCGTGGCCTGCTGGTCATCGGCTCCGATCACGCAGCGGAGAACGTCACCGGGTTTTTCACCAAGCACGGCGATGGCGCGGCCGACCTCATCCCACTGGCAGGCTTGAACAAGCGCCAGGGTGCGACAATGCTCAAGCACCTCGACGCCGATCCGCGCCTGTGGGAGAAGGTGCCCACCGCCGATCTGGAGGAGGACCGCCCAGCCCTTCCCGACGAGGAAGCGCTTGGCATCACCTACGCGCACATCGACGACTACCTCGAAGGCAAGACCATCCCCGCCGACGCCCAGAAGCGCCTCGAGCACCTGTGGCGCATCGGCCAGCACAAGCGCCACATGCCGCCGGGCCCTGCCGACACTTGGTGGCGCAGCTAG
- a CDS encoding DsbA family protein: MTTRKVQNPNQSGSKAFIWAVVAVIAIALLVIGIIVYNGKANRSAAKQAEMIDVTGINVEWNQEEDIIHITGENKDANKAELFEDFSCSHCADLHVATDEQMLEKVRAGEINVDLRPMTALDGGMTGHSTKALAAELALLAHGDFSSAFTLRNFLFENQQSAYNKYDENGFADLAADYGASDEAVKDIRDGKFIDTAKRLGDDNRKYQEDKTGEAWTPRVLVDGEDVEKLVDIEELREITGNPNLDEKEDSPRDFWPEVLASR, encoded by the coding sequence GTGACCACACGCAAAGTGCAAAACCCGAACCAGAGCGGTAGCAAGGCCTTCATCTGGGCCGTCGTCGCTGTTATCGCGATTGCTCTGCTTGTCATCGGCATCATTGTCTACAACGGCAAGGCAAACCGCAGCGCTGCAAAGCAGGCGGAGATGATCGACGTCACCGGTATCAACGTCGAGTGGAACCAAGAAGAAGACATCATCCACATCACCGGCGAAAACAAGGATGCCAACAAGGCTGAACTTTTCGAAGACTTCTCCTGCTCCCACTGTGCAGACCTGCACGTTGCTACCGATGAGCAGATGCTGGAGAAGGTCCGCGCGGGTGAAATCAACGTGGACCTGCGCCCGATGACCGCACTCGATGGCGGCATGACGGGCCACTCCACCAAGGCACTGGCTGCCGAGCTGGCGCTGCTGGCCCACGGCGATTTCTCTTCCGCGTTCACCTTGCGCAACTTCCTGTTTGAGAACCAGCAGTCGGCGTACAACAAGTACGACGAGAACGGCTTCGCAGATCTGGCCGCAGACTACGGTGCAAGCGATGAGGCTGTGAAGGATATTCGCGACGGCAAGTTCATCGACACCGCGAAGCGTCTTGGCGACGACAACCGCAAGTACCAGGAAGACAAGACCGGTGAGGCATGGACCCCGCGCGTGCTTGTCGATGGCGAGGATGTGGAAAAGCTCGTCGATATTGAGGAACTCCGAGAGATCACGGGCAACCCGAACCTCGACGAGAAGGAGGACTCTCCGCGTGACTTCTGGCCGGAGGTCCTGGCCAGCCGCTAA
- the pgm gene encoding phosphoglucomutase (alpha-D-glucose-1,6-bisphosphate-dependent) — MAHERAGQPARDEDLIDIAELVTAYYTRDIDPDNVDQQVVFGTSGHRGSSLDNAFNEAHILATTQAIVDYRRGEGITGPVYIGRDPHALSEPAMVSALEVLIANEVPVRVDAAGRYTPTPAVSHAILTHPGGSADGIVVTPSHNPPRDGGFKYNPPSGGPAPAEATDWIARRANEYIAAGLRGVKRVSVSGVLDERAEKFGYLDHYVSDLDSVVDMDAIKASGLYIGADPMGGASVDYWGAIGERYGLNLVVVNPRVDATWRFMTLDTDGKIRMDCSSADSMASLVHNRDKYDLATGNDADADRHGIVTPDAGLMNPNHYLAVAIEYLFSHRDGWAKDTAVGKTLVSSSMIDRVVASLGRDLVEVPVGFKWFVPGLVSGTIGFGGEESAGASFLRKNGKVWSTDKDGLIMDLLAAEITAVTGKTPSQRYAELEAQYGSPAYARIDAPANREEKATLKALSPDQVQASELAGEVISAKLTEAPGNGAAIGGLKVTTENAWFAARPSGTEDKYKIYAESFLGAEHVAQVQEEAKALVSQVLGK; from the coding sequence ATGGCACACGAGCGCGCCGGCCAACCCGCCCGCGACGAGGACCTCATCGACATTGCCGAGCTGGTCACCGCCTACTACACCCGCGATATCGACCCCGACAATGTGGACCAGCAAGTGGTGTTCGGCACCTCGGGTCACCGCGGGTCGTCGTTAGATAATGCATTCAACGAAGCGCATATCTTGGCGACGACGCAGGCGATCGTCGATTACCGCCGCGGCGAAGGCATCACCGGTCCGGTCTACATCGGCCGTGACCCCCACGCCCTGTCGGAGCCGGCGATGGTTTCCGCGCTCGAGGTGCTCATTGCCAACGAGGTACCAGTGCGTGTCGACGCCGCCGGGCGCTACACCCCAACCCCAGCCGTCTCTCACGCGATTTTGACCCACCCCGGCGGAAGCGCCGACGGCATCGTGGTTACCCCATCGCACAACCCACCGCGCGACGGCGGCTTTAAATACAACCCGCCAAGCGGCGGACCCGCACCGGCGGAAGCTACGGACTGGATTGCGCGCCGGGCCAACGAATACATTGCCGCAGGCCTGAGGGGCGTGAAGCGGGTATCGGTCAGTGGCGTGCTGGACGAGCGTGCGGAGAAGTTCGGCTACCTCGATCACTACGTCTCCGACCTGGACAGCGTGGTGGATATGGACGCCATCAAGGCATCTGGCCTGTACATCGGCGCAGACCCGATGGGTGGGGCGAGCGTGGACTACTGGGGAGCGATCGGGGAGCGCTACGGGCTGAACCTCGTGGTGGTCAACCCACGCGTGGACGCCACCTGGCGGTTTATGACCCTGGACACCGACGGCAAGATCCGCATGGACTGCTCCAGTGCAGACTCCATGGCATCGCTCGTGCATAACCGCGACAAGTACGACCTGGCCACCGGCAACGACGCCGACGCGGACCGCCACGGCATTGTCACCCCGGACGCCGGGCTGATGAACCCGAATCACTACCTCGCCGTGGCCATCGAGTACCTGTTTAGTCACCGCGACGGCTGGGCGAAGGACACGGCGGTGGGCAAGACCTTGGTGTCCTCGTCGATGATCGACCGCGTTGTCGCATCGCTCGGGCGTGACCTCGTCGAGGTCCCGGTTGGATTCAAGTGGTTCGTGCCAGGACTCGTCAGCGGCACCATCGGCTTCGGTGGCGAAGAATCCGCCGGTGCGTCCTTCCTGCGCAAAAACGGCAAGGTCTGGTCCACCGACAAGGACGGCCTGATCATGGACCTGCTCGCCGCCGAAATCACTGCGGTAACAGGCAAAACTCCGTCGCAGCGCTACGCCGAGCTCGAAGCGCAGTACGGCTCGCCTGCATATGCGCGTATCGACGCCCCCGCAAACCGCGAAGAAAAAGCCACCCTGAAGGCCCTTTCGCCCGACCAAGTGCAGGCGAGTGAACTGGCGGGTGAGGTTATCTCTGCAAAGCTAACGGAGGCCCCAGGAAACGGCGCGGCCATCGGCGGGCTGAAGGTGACCACCGAAAACGCCTGGTTTGCCGCGCGCCCCTCCGGCACCGAAGACAAGTACAAGATCTACGCCGAATCGTTCCTCGGCGCGGAGCACGTGGCGCAGGTGCAGGAAGAAGCCAAAGCGCTCGTGTCACAGGTCTTGGGCAAATAG
- a CDS encoding MauE/DoxX family redox-associated membrane protein, with protein sequence MSTTTAAPATRDTKTLVLDVLSALARFYMAYIWISAGWAKIGVHLDTAKTIEAYEIFTPAWSDLLAHIIGPLELAGGLLLLLGINLRWSGKVSIYVLVLFIIGMLSAWQRGLVIDCGCFDPSAAGEGETNLLATVFRDVIYIAITGFMMWRPFKKFAIYP encoded by the coding sequence GTGAGCACAACGACAGCCGCGCCTGCAACGCGCGACACAAAAACACTGGTCCTGGACGTGTTGTCCGCGTTAGCGCGGTTCTACATGGCCTACATTTGGATCTCTGCTGGGTGGGCAAAAATTGGTGTCCACCTGGATACCGCCAAAACCATCGAGGCCTACGAAATCTTCACCCCAGCCTGGTCCGACTTGCTGGCCCATATCATCGGGCCGCTCGAGCTCGCAGGTGGTTTGTTGCTGCTGCTGGGCATCAACCTGCGCTGGTCGGGCAAGGTGTCCATCTACGTGCTCGTGCTGTTCATCATCGGCATGCTGTCCGCTTGGCAGCGGGGACTCGTTATCGACTGTGGCTGTTTCGACCCGTCCGCAGCCGGCGAAGGGGAGACGAATCTGCTCGCTACGGTGTTCCGCGATGTCATCTACATCGCCATCACAGGCTTCATGATGTGGCGCCCGTTTAAGAAGTTTGCAATTTACCCCTAA
- a CDS encoding methylated-DNA--[protein]-cysteine S-methyltransferase, which translates to MDTSIGQLGVVTSAGAVSRVLLPGDAGQSRIDDTVTAALATQQIAEYFAGERRAFDVPLNLDGVTEFRAEVLRALMEVPYGETTTYGELARAVGRPKAVRAVGSACATNPLPILIPCHRVLRSDGALGGYRGGTEAKRFLLALESIDV; encoded by the coding sequence ATGGATACTTCAATCGGTCAGCTTGGGGTGGTGACCTCAGCAGGTGCCGTTTCGAGGGTGCTGTTGCCCGGGGATGCAGGGCAGTCGCGTATCGACGACACCGTCACCGCTGCCCTCGCCACCCAACAGATCGCCGAGTATTTCGCCGGGGAGCGCAGGGCGTTCGACGTGCCACTGAACCTGGATGGCGTGACCGAGTTCCGGGCTGAGGTGCTGCGGGCGCTCATGGAGGTCCCGTACGGTGAGACGACGACGTATGGGGAGTTGGCTCGGGCGGTGGGCCGCCCCAAAGCAGTGCGCGCAGTGGGAAGCGCCTGTGCGACGAATCCGCTTCCGATCCTGATCCCGTGCCACCGCGTGCTGCGCAGCGATGGCGCGCTTGGGGGCTACCGTGGCGGGACAGAAGCAAAACGTTTCCTACTGGCATTGGAGAGCATTGATGTCTGA
- a CDS encoding fructosamine kinase family protein, which yields MSDTFVKHGSAPGAAAAEAAYLRWLREGSAAVVEVLDLDEEANTLTIERVDSARPTKDAARQAGRELAAIHAMGADAFGAPADGWEGPNFIGTREQACRPEKRWAVFYTEQRVLPFAENAVRAGNLNREGLETVRRVCDALVREDEEAPLARIHGDLWTGNLLFSPEGPRFIDPAAHGGHPLTDIAMLELFGAPYLDAIVGGYIDAGGELGQDWQRRIAIHQMHPLAVHAWTHGPSYGSALVRAAEESLRVVG from the coding sequence ATGTCTGACACGTTTGTGAAGCACGGCAGCGCGCCAGGAGCGGCGGCAGCCGAGGCCGCGTACCTGCGCTGGCTGCGTGAGGGCTCGGCTGCCGTCGTGGAGGTGTTGGACCTTGACGAGGAGGCGAACACGCTGACCATCGAGCGGGTCGACAGTGCCCGCCCCACCAAAGACGCAGCGAGACAGGCGGGACGCGAGTTGGCGGCCATCCACGCGATGGGTGCGGATGCGTTTGGTGCGCCGGCAGACGGCTGGGAGGGGCCGAACTTCATTGGCACCCGCGAGCAGGCCTGTCGGCCAGAGAAACGGTGGGCGGTGTTCTATACCGAGCAGCGCGTCCTGCCGTTCGCGGAAAATGCGGTGCGTGCGGGCAACCTGAACCGGGAAGGACTGGAGACGGTGCGGCGCGTCTGCGACGCACTGGTGCGGGAAGACGAGGAGGCTCCCTTGGCGCGCATTCATGGCGACCTGTGGACGGGCAACCTGCTGTTTTCGCCAGAAGGCCCGCGTTTTATCGACCCGGCCGCGCACGGCGGGCACCCGTTGACCGACATCGCGATGCTGGAGCTATTCGGAGCGCCGTACCTCGACGCGATCGTCGGCGGCTACATCGACGCCGGAGGCGAGCTCGGACAGGATTGGCAGCGGCGCATCGCGATCCACCAGATGCACCCGCTTGCGGTGCACGCCTGGACACATGGTCCGTCGTACGGATCGGCACTGGTGCGGGCGGCAGAAGAGTCCTTGCGGGTTGTTGGGTAG
- the ykgO gene encoding type B 50S ribosomal protein L36, translated as MKVRKSLRSLKNKPGAQVVRRNGKVYVINKKDPRFKARQG; from the coding sequence ATGAAGGTCCGCAAGTCGCTTCGGTCGCTGAAGAACAAGCCGGGCGCCCAGGTTGTGCGCCGCAACGGCAAGGTTTACGTGATCAACAAGAAGGATCCGCGCTTCAAGGCCCGTCAGGGTTAA
- a CDS encoding FadR/GntR family transcriptional regulator, translated as MTSSDKRSPTQPLLSSILDVLGEEIVSGVQPEGNTFTLHDLSERFDISRTVAREAMRALEQLGLVSSSRRVGLKVLPQSEWNVFDHQIISWRLRSDEQRHAQITSLRELRDAIEPSAARLAATHATPAEARELSALAERIVELADQVAGNSDEFQEADARFHSLLLTASRNEMFVQLTQPIMDVMKGRSEYGIMPDDPEMTTMKIHIELADAIANNDPDRAEDASRRLLRGVNEFMEI; from the coding sequence GTGACTTCGAGCGACAAGCGCTCACCCACGCAACCCCTACTCTCGTCCATCCTGGATGTGTTAGGGGAAGAGATCGTCTCGGGTGTCCAGCCGGAGGGCAATACGTTTACGCTCCACGACCTGTCCGAACGGTTCGACATTTCCCGCACCGTGGCACGCGAAGCGATGCGTGCGCTTGAACAGTTGGGGTTGGTGTCGTCGTCACGCCGCGTGGGCTTGAAGGTGCTCCCCCAGTCCGAGTGGAATGTGTTTGACCACCAGATCATTTCTTGGCGCTTGCGTAGCGACGAGCAACGTCACGCCCAGATCACCTCACTGCGCGAACTCCGTGATGCCATCGAACCGTCCGCAGCACGACTCGCGGCGACACATGCCACCCCTGCGGAAGCCCGTGAACTTTCTGCCCTCGCCGAGCGCATCGTGGAGCTCGCTGACCAGGTCGCGGGTAACTCGGACGAGTTCCAAGAAGCTGACGCGCGTTTTCACTCTTTGCTGCTGACCGCGTCACGCAACGAAATGTTTGTCCAGTTGACCCAGCCGATCATGGATGTGATGAAGGGGCGCTCCGAGTACGGCATCATGCCGGACGATCCGGAGATGACCACCATGAAGATTCACATCGAGCTCGCTGACGCGATCGCCAACAACGATCCGGATCGTGCAGAAGATGCTTCTCGACGACTCCTGCGCGGCGTGAACGAGTTCATGGAAATTTAA
- a CDS encoding type II toxin-antitoxin system prevent-host-death family antitoxin produces MNIEERLQALLARQADGTTVSMRQLNQKTRAVIDRVSKEGVTLTVTDRGVPIAEIRPVSQKTGLDRLEELGLLAQKGKVFEEGWRPAASAVSLEEWLEGERGEDRLERVMADLQALDLARTEKGEG; encoded by the coding sequence ATGAACATCGAGGAACGCCTACAGGCGCTGTTAGCGAGACAAGCCGACGGCACCACGGTGTCGATGCGCCAACTAAATCAGAAGACGCGTGCTGTGATCGACCGTGTTTCGAAGGAGGGGGTCACGTTGACCGTGACCGACAGGGGAGTGCCAATCGCGGAAATTCGTCCGGTGAGCCAGAAAACCGGACTAGATCGACTCGAGGAGCTTGGGCTGCTTGCGCAGAAGGGAAAAGTCTTCGAAGAAGGGTGGAGGCCCGCAGCGTCTGCTGTATCGCTTGAAGAGTGGTTGGAAGGAGAACGCGGGGAAGATCGCTTAGAACGGGTGATGGCGGATCTGCAGGCTCTCGACTTGGCGCGTACCGAAAAGGGCGAAGGGTGA
- the nrdH gene encoding glutaredoxin-like protein NrdH, which translates to MSITVYSKPACMQCKATEKALKKAGLEYTTVDISVDEEARDYVMALGYVQAPVVEANGEHWSGFRPERIKGLLAAA; encoded by the coding sequence ATGTCGATCACCGTTTACAGCAAGCCGGCGTGCATGCAGTGCAAGGCAACCGAGAAGGCGCTGAAGAAGGCCGGCCTTGAGTACACCACCGTCGACATTTCTGTGGACGAAGAGGCCCGCGATTACGTGATGGCCCTCGGCTATGTTCAGGCTCCGGTGGTTGAGGCTAACGGTGAGCACTGGTCCGGCTTCCGCCCGGAGCGCATCAAGGGTCTGCTCGCAGCGGCATAA